A window of Syngnathoides biaculeatus isolate LvHL_M chromosome 9, ASM1980259v1, whole genome shotgun sequence contains these coding sequences:
- the htt gene encoding huntingtin isoform X4, translating into MATMEKLMKAFESLKSFQQQQGPPTAEEIVQRQKKEQATTKKDRVAHCLTICENIVAQSLSRTSPEFQKLLGIAMEMFLLCSDDSESDVRMVADECLNKIIKALMDSNLPRLQLELYKEIKKNGASRSLRAALWRFAELAHLIRPQKCRPYLVNLLPCLTRITKRQEETVQETLASAMPKIMAALGHFANDGDIKVLLKSFVSNLKSSSPTIRRTAASAAVIVCQHSRRTSYFYTWLLNVLLGLLVPVDEEHISHLILGVLLTLRYLMPLLQQQVNTTSLKGSFGVMKKEADVQPTSEQLLQVYELTLHYTQHWDHNVVTASLELLQQMLRTPPPDLLHMLISVGSIPHATVFRQDAESRARSGSILEFIGGSSYSPLLHRKHKGKILLGEEEGLEDDSEKTEVTTGAFTASVDETDGSSEAQVDIITEQPRSSQHTLQPGDSVDLSASSEQAGAAGGTSPSDTAESPNENEEEMLSQSSSCGANVTPETADYTTPENTTADGGPFIECGSHLSTNEGSLPPSDSSQTTTEGPDSAVTPSDVAELVLDGSESQYSGMQIGTLQDEEDEGTGPSSQNENSFLPSTLALSKPHLFDFRGHNRQGSDSSVEHFIPKEEPTEIEPDSKPSSINGPIGHYTDQGAEPLVHCVRLLAASFLLTGQKNGVIPDKEVRVSVKALAVSCIGAAGALLPESFFNSLYLEPLDGISVEEQQYVSDVLDLIHHGDPQIRGATAILCAAIIQSVLIKTRYNIHTWLASVQSATGNPLSLVDLVSLLRKTLKDETSVTCKMGCVAVRHCIMSVCSSTLSELGLQLVIDLLALTDSSYWLVRTELLETLAELDFRLINFLERKTEALHKGDHHYTGRLRLQDRVLNNVVIHLLGDDDPRVRHVAASSVTRLISRLFYDCDQGQTDPVVAIARDQSSVYLQLLMHEAQPPSQFTVSTITRTYRGFNLSNTVPDVTVENNLSRVVTAISHAFTSSTSRALTFGCCEALCLLASNFPVCTWSTGWHCGYINSISTVSSRGNLNHSRGRASSLSQTSNTQNPNSSLPDVERRNLTVGMANMVLSLLSSAWFPLDLSAHQDALLLTGNLLAAVAPKCMRNPWAGEEEGSSGSSYPSGGPNKMDEPWAALSERSLVTMVDQMFSHLLKVLNICAHVLDDTSPGPAVKATLPSLTNTPSLSPIRRKGKEKEAVDPNSVPLSPKKSNEINAGRVGDSTSGTVVNKLNTPGSFYHLPTYLKLYDVLKATHANYKVTLDLHCSHEKFGGLLRAALDVLSQLLELATLHDISKCVEEILGFLKSCFSREPTMATVCVQQLLKTLFGTNLASQYEGILSGPSRAQGKVLRLGSSNLRPGLYHYCFMAPYTHFTQALADASLRNMVQAEQEQDASGWFDVMQKASNQLRSNIANATRHRSDKNAIHNHIRLFEPLVIKALKQYTTSTSVALQRQVLDLLAQLVQLRVNYCLLDSDQVFIGFVLKQFEYIEVGQFRESEAVIPNIFFFLVLLSYERYHSKQIIGIPKIIQLCDGIMASGRKAVTHAIPALQPIVHDLFVLRGSNKADAGKELDTQKEVVVSMLLRLVQYHQVLEMFILVLQQCHKENEDKWKRLSRQIADVILPMIAKQQMHLDSPEALGVLNTLFESVAPSSLRPVDMLLKSMFVVPSTMASVTTVQLWVSGILAVLRVLISQSTEDIVLSRVHELSLSPHLLSCNTVRHLYQKSGSPNAPPPFDSFAIQEPNGDSQKALPEETFARFLLQIVGVLLDEISCKQVKVDITDQQHTFYCQQLGTLLMCLIHIFKSGMFRRITAAASFLLKGEGASGENDLETGLYYHLVTLNSMVQGLITTHPSLVLLWCQVLLLINYTNYSWWAEVHQTPRRNSRSCTKLLSPHSSEDNEEESPVSLFTMINREIVCRGALILFCDYVCQNLHDSEHLTWLIVNHVSDLISLSHEPPVQDFISAVHRNSAASGLFIQAIQSRCDNLTNPTMLKKTLQCLEGIHLSQSGSLLMLYVDKLLSTPFRVLARMVDTLACRRVEMLLAETLQNSIAQLPVEELDRIQEYLQISNLAQRHQRFYSLLDRFRATVAETSSPPPPVTSHPLDGDPPPAPELVNADKEWYVTLVKSQCCLRGDVSLFEITELLTKLPAPDLFSIMRCETFNLSLLCPCLSMGVHRLTRGQGPVLLETALQVTLEHLVGVTESLPAPHQSFLPPSKPHSYWIQLADVYDEPGFYSKVLALCRALSQYLLCVNQLPSYLRILCDKEALITTFTCTATEVIVWRLLQDQLPLSVDLQWTLSCLCLALQQTCIWNKLSTTEYATHTCSLIYCLRLIMVAVAVSPGDQLLISEKKRLARDAEGDEVDSLQTKYGCEWQACEIMAELVEGLQNVLSLGHYKNSLIPTFLTPTLRNIVISIARLPLVNSFTRVPPMVWKLGWSPQPQGESGTALPEIPVDFLQEKDVFREFLYRINILGWSSRTQFEETWATLLGVLVTQPITMAQEEDTQQEEDLERTQLNVLAVQAITSLVLGAMMLPTAGNPAVSCLEQQPRNKSLKALETRFGRKLAVIRGEVEREIQALVSKRDNIHTHHFYHAWDPVPSLSATSAAGMLISHEKLLLQINTEREMGNMDYKLGQVSIHSVWLGNNITPLREEEWGEDEDDEPDMPSHTSPPLSPINSRKHRAGVDIHSCSQFLLELYSQWLIPSSPSNRKTPTILVSEVVRSLLAVSDLFTERNQFDMMFSTLMELQKLHPPEDEILNQYLVPAICKAAAVLGMDKVIAEPVCRLLDTTLRSTHLPSRMGALHGVLYVLECDLLDDTAKQLIPIISEYLLSNLRPIAHCVHLHNQQHVLVMCAVAFYMMENYPLDVGSEFMAAVIQVCSVMVSASEDSTPSVIYHCVLRGLERLLLSEQLSRVEGEALVKLSVDRVNMPSPHRAMAALGLMLTCMYTAVLASGSEVTGVRGQVDSGSAVTEAVGVTAGHVGFSSGKEKASPANRPAHPDPQAPDSESIIVAMERVSVLFDRIRKGLPSEARVVSRILPQFLDDFFPPQDVMNKVIGEFLSNQQPYPQFMATVVYKVFQTLHATGQSSMVRDWVLLSLSNFTQRTPVAMAMWSLSCFFVSASTSQWISALLPHVISRMGSSDVVDINLFCLVAMDFYRHQIDEELDRRAFQSVFETVASPGSPYYQLLGCLQSIHQDTTL; encoded by the exons TAGAACTTCTCCGGAGTTCCAGAAATTGCTTGGCATCGCCATGGAAATGTTCCTGCTCTGCAGTGACGATAGTGAATCAGATGTCCGAATGGTAGCCGATGAGTGCCTGAACAAAATAATCAAa GCACTGATGGACTCTAATCTGCCTCGACTGCAGTTGGAGCTGTATAAGGAAATTAAAAAG AATGGTGCCTCTCGGAGTTTGAGAGCAGCTTTGTGGAGGTTTGCTGAGCTTGCTCATCTTATAAGACCTCAGAAATGCAG ACCCTATTTGGTCAACCTTTTGCCGTGCCTCACCAGAATTACAAAGCGGCAGGAGGAGACTGTCCAAGAAACCCTGGCTTCAGCCATGCCTAAGATCATGGCAGCCTTGGGACACTTTGCTAATGATGGTGACATCAAG GTCCTGTTGAAATCCTTTGTTTCCAACCTGAAGTCCAGCTCCCCCACCATTAGACGGACAGCTGCCAGCGCTGCTGTTATTGTGTGCCAACACTCAAGGCGCACCAGTTACTTTTACACGTGGCTTCTTAATGTTTTGCTGG GTTTGCTGGTTCCAGTCGATGAGGAGCATATCAGCCATCTCATCCTTGGGGTACTTTTAACCCTGCGGTACCTGATGCCTCTGCTGCAGCAGCAGGTCAACACCACAAGCCTCAAAGGAAGCTTTGGAGTAATGAAAAAAGAGGCTGATGTCCAGCCAACGTCGGAGCAACTGctacag GTGTATGAACTGACTTTACACTACACACAGCACTGGGATCACAATGTGGTGACCGCTTCACTGGAGCTGCTGCAACAAATGCTCAGGACTCCACCACCAGATCTTTTGCACATGCTCATTTCTGTAGGCAGTATTCCACATGCTACCGTGTTTCGTCAGGATGCCGAAAGTCGTGCGCGTTCTGGCAGCATCCTGGAGTTCATTG GCGGGTCTTCCTACAGTCCACTCCTCCATAGGAAACATAAAG GAAAAATCCTTTTaggggaggaggagggtttAGAAGATGATTCTGAGAAGACTGAGGTCACCACTGGCGCCTTCACAG CATCTGTTGATGAAACTGATGGATCTTCGGAAGCCCAGGTGGATATCATTACCGAACAGCCGCGCTCCTCTCAGCATACCTTGCAGCCCGGGGACTCTGTGGACCTGAGCGCCTCCTCTGAGCAGGCCGGGGCTGCAGGCGGGACATCACCCTCAGACACTGCTGAGTCACCCAACGAAAATGAGGAGGAGATGCTGAGTCAAAGCTCAAGCTGTGGGGCTAATGTTACTCCAGAGACAGCTGACTACACTACACCAGAGAATACCACGGCAGATGGAGGGCCTTTTATTGAATGCGGGTCACACCTAAGCACCAATGAAGGCTCACTCCCACCGAGTGACTCCTCGCAGACCACCACCGAAGGACCGGACTCAGCTGTTACCCCCTCAGATGTCGCAGAGCTG GTACTGGATGGCAGTGAGAGCCAGTACTCTGGGATGCAGATCGGAACTCTACAggatgaggaagatgaaggGACAGGACCTTCATCCCAAAATGAAAACTCATTTCTGCCATCAACACTCG CTCTGAGCAAACCACATCTCTTCGACTTCAGAGGTCACAATCGACAGGGTTCTGACAGCAGTGTGGAGCATTTTATACCAAAGGAGGAACCCACTGAAATCGAACCTGACAGCAAG CCGTCAAGTATAAATGGCCCAATTGGACATTATACAGACCAGGGGGCAGAGCCACTTGTGCACTGTGTCAGGCTTCTTGCTGCTTCCTTCCTGTtgacaggacaaaaaaatg GTGTGATCCCTGACAAGGAGGTACGAGTGAGTGTGAAGGCCCTGGCAGTCAGTTGCATTGGTGCAGCTGGGGCACTGCTTCCTGAATCCTTCTTCAATTCTCTCTACCTGGAACCGCTGGACGGGATTTCAGTagaag AGCAGCAGTATGTCAGTGATGTGCTGGACCTAATTCACCACGGTGACCCACAGATCAGAGGTGCCACAGCTATCCTGTGTGCAGCCATTATTCAGTCTGTACTTATTAAAACTCGTTACAACATACACACCTGGCTGGCCAGTGTGCAGAGTGCAACAG GGAACCCTTTGTCCCTGGTGGACTTGGTGTCTCTGCTCAGAAAAACTCTGAAAGATGAAACCTCTGTAACCTGCAAGATGGGTTGCGTTGCAGTCAGG CACTGCATCATGTCAGTATGCAGCAGTACACTCAGTGAGCTGGGCCTACAGTTGGTGATCGACCTGCTGGCTCTGACAGACTCATCGTACTGGCTGGTCCGCACTGAACTGTTGGAGACGCTGGCTGAGTTGGATTTTCG GTTAATCAATTTCCTGGAGAGAAAGACTGAGGCTTTGCACAAAGGCGATCATCACTACACTGGG CGTCTTCGACTGCAGGATCGGGTTCTCAATAATGTAGTCATTCATCTGTTGGGTGATGATGACCCCAGAGTCCGCCATGTGGCAGCTTCTTCTGTCACCAG GCTCATATCGAGATTGTTTTATGACTGTGACCAGGGCCAGACAGACCCTGTTGTTGCTATTGCCCGAGATCAAAGTTCAGTTTACCTGCAGCTACTGATGCACGAAGCACAACCCCCCTCTCAATTCACAGTGAGCACCATAACAAG GACTTATCGGGGTTTTAACCTATCAAACACAGTGCCTGATGTCACAGTGGAAAACAACTTATCTCGGGTCGTCACCGCTATCTCTCATGCTTTCACCTCCTCTACCTCGAGGGCCCTGACT TTTGgctgctgtgaagcactatgtCTCCTGGCTTCAAATTTTCCAGTGTGCACATGGAGCACAGGCTGGCACTGTGGCTACATTAATTCCATTAGTACAGTTTCATCTCGAGGAAATCTCAACCACAGCAGGGGCAGGGCTTCAAG TCTGTCTCAGACCAGCAACACTCAAAACCCAAATTCCTCTTTACCTGATGTGGAGCGAAGGAACCTAACAGTGGGAATGGCCAACATGGTGCTTTCCTTGCTGTCATCTGCCTGGTTCCCACTAGACCTCTCTGCACATCAGGATGCATTGTTACTGACTGGCAACCTGCTAGCTG CGGTGGCGCCAAAATGCATGCGCAACCCATGGGCCGGAGAGGAAGAAGGTAGCAGTGGCAGCTCTTATCCTAGTGGAggaccaaataaaatggatgaacccTGGGCAGCATTGTCAGAGCGCTCCCTAGTGACAATGGTGGACCAGATGTTTTCCCACCTCCTGAAGGTCCTCAACATCTGTGCGCATGTGTTGGATGACACTTCCCCAGGACCAGCAGTTAAG GCCACACTGCCCTCCCTTACCAACACACCCTCACTGAGTCCCATTCGCAGGAAGGGCAAAGAGAAGGAGGCTGTTGATCCCAATTCTGTACCCTTGAGTCCAAAGAAAAGCAATGAGATCAATGCAG GCAGAGTCGGTGACAGCACAAGTGGAACAGTAGTAAACAAGTTGAACACACCTGGCAGCTTCTACCACCTGCCAACCTACCTCAAGCTCTATGATGTCCTCAAAGCAACTCATGCCAACTATAAG GTGACATTGGACCTTCATTGCAGCCACGAGAAGTTTGGGGGTTTACTTCGTGCTGCCTTAGATGTTCTGTCTCAGCTGCTTGAGCTAGCCACACTTCATGATATCagcaaa TGTGTAGAGGAAATTTTGGGCTTTCTCAAATCTTGCTTCTCCCGAGAACCTACCATGGCTACAGTTTGTGTTCAGCAG TTGTTGAAGACACTGTTTGGAACCAACTTGGCATCTCAGTATGAGGGCATCCTGAGTGGGCCCAGCCGTGCCCAGGGGAAGGTGCTCCGTCTTGGCTCTTCTAACCTGAGACCAGGCCTGTACCACTACTGCTTCATGGCACCATACACACACTTCACCCAGGCTCTGGCTGATGCCAGTCTACGTAATATGGTACAGGCTGAGCAAGAGCAGGATGCCTCTGG ATGGTTTGATGTGATGCAGAAAGCGTCAAACCAGCTTAGGTCTAACATTGCAAATGCAACACGCCACAGAAGCGACAAG AATGCCATCCACAACCACATCCGTCTTTTTGAACCACTCGTGATTAAAGCTTTGAAGCAGTACACAACCAGCACATCTGTTGCTCTGCAAAGACAAGTTCTGGACCTTCTAGCCCAACTTGTGCAGCTCAGAGTCAACTACTGCCTGCTGGACTCTGATCAG gtGTTCATAGGGTTTGTTCTAAAACAGTTTGAATATATTGAAGTCGGACAGTTTCG AGAGTCAGAGGCAGTTATACCAAACATCTTTTTCTTCCTGGTGTTGCTATCTTATGAACGCTACCATTCCAAGCAGATAATTGGTATCCCCAAAATCATCCAGCTGTGTGATGGCATAATGGCCAGTGGTAGGAAAGCTGTCACACATG CTATCCCTGCCTTGCAGCCCATAGTTCATGACCTGTTTGTCTTGAGGGGCTCCAACAAGGCAGATGCAGGCAAAGAGTTAGATACACAGAAAGAAGTAGTGGTCTCTATGCTTCTCAGACTTGTGCAGTACCACCAG GTTTTGGAGATGTTCATCCTTGTTCTGCAGCAGtgtcacaaagaaaatgaagacaAGTGGAAGAGGTTGTCTAGACAGATTGCAGATGTCATACTTCCCATGATTGCCAAGCAGCAG ATGCATTTGGATTCTCCTGAGGCTTTGGGTGTTTTGAACACTCTTTTTGAGAGTGTAGCACCTTCCTCTCTTAGGCCTGTGGATATGCTGCTCAAGAGCATGTTTGTTGTCCCGAGTACAATG GCATCAGTGACTACAGTTCAACTGTGGGTCTCTGGTATCCTGGCAGTGCTTAGGGTACTTATCTCCCAGTCAACTGAGGACATTGTGTTATCACGAGTCCATGAGCTGTCCCTCTCACCACATCTACTTTCCTGCAACACAGTCCGGCACCTCTATCAAAAGAGCGGGTCTCCCAATGCCCCTCCCCCTTTCGATTCATTTGCGATTCAAGAACCTAATGGTGATTCACAAAAAGCCCTACCAGAGGAAACTTTTGCCAG ATTTTTGCTCCAAATTGTTGGAGTGTTGCTGGATGAAATTTCCTGCAAACAGGTTAAAGTGGACATTACTGACCAACAACACACTTTCTATTGCCAGCAGCTGGGGACACTTCTCATGTGtttaatacacattttcaaaagtg gtaTGTTTCGCAGGATCACAGCTGCAGCCAGCTTCCTCTTAAAAGGTGAGGGTGCCAGTGGTGAGAATGACTTGGAGACTGGCCTTTACTACCATTTAGTGACCTTGAACAGCATGGTTCAGGGCCTGATCACCACCCACCCCTCCCTGGTACTGCTCTGGTGCCaagtcctcctcctcatcaacTATACAAACTACTCCTGGTGGGCTGAAGTTCACCAGACACCGAG GCGAAATAGCCGATCATGCACAAAACTACTCAGTCCGCACTCCTCAGAAGATAATGAAGAGGAGTCTCCTGTGTCCCTGTTCACCATGATCAACAGAGAGATAGTCTGCAGGGGAGCCCTCATTCTCTTCTGTGATTACGTG tgtcagAACCTGCACGACTCAGAGCATCTTACGTGGCTGATAGTTAATCATGTGAGTGACCTCATCAGCCTCTCCCATGAGCCACCTGTGCAGGATTTCATCAGTGCTGTGCACCGAAATTCAGCTGCCAGCGGTCTCTTCATCCAGGCTATTCAGTCCCGCTGTGACAACCTGACAAAT cCTACCATGTTGAAGAAGACTCTGCAATGTTTAGAAGGTATCCACCTCAGCCAGTCTGGCTCTCTGCTAATGCTATATGTGGACAAGCTGCTCAGCACACCCTTCAGGGTTTTGGCCCGCATGGTGGACACACTGGCATGTCGCAGGGTGGAGATGCTGTTGGCTGAAACGTTACAG AACAGTATCGCCCAGCTGCCTGTTGAGGAACTGGACAGAATCCAGGAATATCTCCAGATCAGTAACCTGGCTCAAAG GCATCAAAGGTTTTATTCCCTGCTGGATAGGTTCCGCGCCACTGTTGCTGAAACTAGTAGCCCACCACCTCCAGTGACATCACACCCCTTAGATGGGGATCCACCCCCtgcccctgaactggtcaatgCAGATAAG GAGTGGTATGTGACCCTGGTGAAATCTCAGTGTTGTCTTCGTGGAGATGTGTCTCTGTTCGAGATAACTGAACTCCTCACAAAGCTACCGGCCCCTGATCTTTTTAGCATTATGAGATGTGAG ACATTCAACCTAAGTCTGCTGTGCCCATGCCTAAGCATGGGTGTTCATCGGCTAACACGGGGTCAAGGGCCAGTCTTGTTGGAAACGGCATTGCAGGTGACGTTAGAACATCTTGTTGGGGTTACAGAGTCACTTCCTGCCCCACACCAGTCCTTCTTACCACCTTCCAAGCCACACTCTTATTGGATCCAACTGGCTGATGTGTATG ATGAGCCAGGTTTCTACTCCAAGGTTTTAGCCCTCTGCAGAGCTCTCTCCCAGTACCTCCTGTGTGTAAACCAGCTACCTTCTTATTTACGCATTCTCTGTGACAAAGAAGCTCTCATCACTACTTTCACCTGCACTGCCACTGAG GTGATAGTCTGGCGTCTGCTCCAGGATCAGCTACCCCTGAGTGTGGACCTTCAGTGGACTCTGTCTTGTCTCTGCCTGGCACTGCAGCAGACTTGCATCTGGAACAAACTGTCTACCACAGAGTACGCTACACACACGTGTTCCCTCATCTACTGCTTACGCCTCATTATGGTTGCTG TGGCTGTGAGCCCTGGAGACCAGCTTCTGATCTCCGAGAAGAAGAGGTTAGCAAGAGATGCTGAAGGAGATGAAGTGGATTCCCTACAAACAAAAT ATGGGTGTGAGTGGCAAGCATGTGAAATTATGGCAGAGCTGGTGGAAGGCCTACAGAATGTTCTTTCCTTGGGCCATTACAAAAACAGTTTAATACCAACTTTTCTGACTCCAACCTTACGCAACATTGTGATCAGTATTGCCCGACTGCCACTGGTCAATAGCTTCACTCGAGTTCCTCCAATG GTTTGGAAACTGGGCTGGTCCCCACAGCCTCAGGGGGAGTCTGGTACAGCATTGCCTGAGATTCCTGTGGACTTTCTGCAGGAAAAGGATGTCTTCAGAGAGTTCCTGTACCGCATAAACATACTTg GCTGGAGTAGCAGGACTCAGTTTGAGGAGACCTGGGCCACTTTGCTTGGCGTGTTGGTCACCCAACCAATAACGATGGCTCAGGAGGAGGACACACAACAAGAG GAAGATTTAGAGCGTACCCAGTTGAATGTTTTAGCAGTGCAGGCCATCACCAGCCTGGTGTTGGGCGCAATGATGCTGCCCACAGCTGGCAACCCTGCTGTCAGCTGTTTGGAACAGCAGCCTCGTAATAAGAGTCTCAAGGCCTTGGAGACACG ATTTGGAAGGAAACTGGCAGTGATCCGGGGTGAAGTTGAGAGAGAAATACAAGCTCTTGTTTCCAAGAGAGACAACATTCATACACACCACTTCTATCATGCCTGGGACCCTGTGCCCTCTTTGTCTGCAACCTCTGCAG CAGGGATGTTGATCAGTCATGAAAAGTTGCTGCTTCAGATCAACACGGAGCGTGAGATGGGAAATATGGATTATAAACTGGGACAG GTGTCCATCCATTCAGTGTGGTTGGGAAATAACATCACTCCATTGAGGGAAGAAGAATGGGGTGAAGATGAAGACGATGAACCAGATATGCCATCGCACACCTCCCCACCTTTATCACCAATTAACTCTCG aaaACATCGTGCAGGGGTGGACATTCACTCATGCTCGCAGTTTCTTCTGGAGCTCTACAGCCAGTGGCTTATTCCAAGCTCTCCAAGTAACCGGAAGACTCCAACCATACTTGTCAGTGAAGTGGTCCGTTCG CTGCTGGCAGTGTCGGACCTATTCACAGAAAGGAACCAATTTGACATGATGTTCTCCACCCTTATGGAGCTGCAGAAGCTTCACCCACCAGAAGATGAGATTCTTAATCAGTACTTAGTGCCTGCCATCTGCAAGGCAGCTGCTGTGTTGGGCATG GACAAAGTGATTGCAGAACCGGTTTGTCGCCTGTTAGATACAACCTTGCGTAGCACACACCTGCCCAGCCGGATGGGTGCTCTTCATGGGGTCCTGTATGTCCTGGAATGTGACCTTCTAGATGATACAGCAAAGCAGTTGATCCCTATTATCTCTGAGTACCTCCTGTCCAACCTAAGACCCATTGCTCA CTGTGTGCACTTGCATAACCAGCAGCATGTCCTAGTGATGTGTGCAGTTGCCTTCTACATGATGGAGAACTACCCTCTTGATGTGGGATCTGAGTTCATGGCTGCAGTTATACAG gTGTGCAGTGTGATGGTGTCTGCCAGCGAGGACTCCACACCTTCTGTAATCTATCACTGTGTCCTCCGGGGTCTGGAGCGTCTCTTGCTCTCTGAACAGCTGTCTCGTGTGGAAGGGGAAGCGCTGGTTAAGCTGAGTGTCGATAGAGTGAACATGCCGTCGCCTCACAGAGCCATGGCCGCCTTGGGGCTCATGCTCACCTGCATGTACACTG